In Salvelinus fontinalis isolate EN_2023a chromosome 25, ASM2944872v1, whole genome shotgun sequence, one genomic interval encodes:
- the pan3 gene encoding PAN2-PAN3 deadenylation complex subunit PAN3 isoform X1, which produces MNSGLPASAAPLGGVGIPCVKVKFCRYYAKDKTCFYGDECQFLHEEPSMASMSLHGGGSPVPLSMSGGAVTAAGYPLSAPPACPVGVPTVTKKSDSLGSAGTALDGQLLTIPGMEGGSDANLTNSYFSSSFIGVNGFGSPAESKYSMMQRMTSSSSSSSPSLLDDGAKNFSHSAHDLFHGTLAVGPGQSCGSMENSPWTTQSSFPLPLCPLPDPVSSPMSSLFSDFGALSISQRRKAPNPTANEFIPKGVPRMATMVQSSVPAFPLPLFPHPSLSSSTAAALAPGMSLSAGSSPLHSPKITPHTSPAPRRRSHTPNPNNPNPANYMVPTSVSDQGAHIIQKETVGGTTYFYTDNTPAPMAGMVFPTYHIYPPTAPHVAYMQPKANAPSFFMADELRQELINRHLITMAQIDQSENTGVPSEVDSYHSLFPLEPVPPPNRLQKTSNFSYITSCYKAVNSKDDLPYCLRRVHGFRLVNTKCMMLVDMWKKIQHSNSVTLREVFTTKAFGDHSLVFSYDFHAGAETMFSRHFNDPTADSYFTKRKWGQHEPPPPRQHAGLLPESLIWAYIVQLSSALRTIHTAGLACRVMDPSKILITGKTRLRVNCVGVFDVLTFDNSQTNHVTLMPQYQQADLISLGKVVLALACNSLAGIQRENLQKAMELVSINYSSDLKNLILYLLTEQSRLRSVNDIMPMIGARFYTQLDASQMRNDVIEEDLAKEVQNGRLFRLLAKLGTINERPEFQKDRTWSETGDRYLLKLFRDHLFHQVTEAGTPWIDLSHIVSCLNKLDAGVPEKINLVSRDEKSVLVVTYSDLKRCFDSTFQELQQAAATGPL; this is translated from the exons ATGAACAGTGGACTCCCAGCTTCAGCTGCTCCGCTCGGGGGTGTCGGAATACCCTGCGTCAAGGTGAAGTTCTGCCGATACTACGCAAAGGACAAGACTTGCTTTTATGGGGACGAGTGTCAGTTTTTGCACGAGGAACCGTCCATGGCAAGCATGTCTCTTCACGGTGGAGGAAGCCCTGTCCCTTTATCCATGTCAGGAGGAGCCGTGACGGCAGCGGGGTATCCGCTTAGTGCACCCCCGGCCTGCCCGGTAGGGGTGCCGACCGTCACCAAAAAGAGCGACTCTCTGGGGTCTGCAGGCACGGCTCTGGATGGACAGCTGTTAACCA TCCCTGGTATGGAGGGTGGGAGTGATGCTAATCTGACCAATTCCTACTTCAGCAGCAGCTTCATTGGGGTCAATGGCTTCGGGAGCCCCGCAGAGTCTAAATACTCAATGATGCAG agaatgaccagcagcagcagcagcagttctcCCAGTCTCCTTGATGATGGTGCAAAGAACTTTAGCCACAGCGCTCACG ATCTATTCCATGGAACCCTCGCAGTTGGACCAGGTCAGAGTTGTGGGTCGATGGAAAACTCCCCTTGGACAACACAGTCTTCGTTCCCTCTTCCTCTATGTCCTCTTCCAGATCCAGTTAGTTCTCCTATGTCCTCACTCTTCAGTGACTTTGGTGCGCTGAGCATATCACAAAGGAGAAAG GCTCCCAACCCTACAGCCAATGAGTTCATCCCTAAGGGGGTTCCCCGCATGGCCACTATGGTCCAGTCCAGTGTTCCAGCCTTCCCCTTGCCCCTCTTCCCCCACCCCAGCCTCAGCAGCTCCACCGCCGCTGCCCTAGCACCCG GGATGTCTCTTTCTGCAGGGTCCTCCCCCCTCCACTCCCCCAAAATCACCCCCCACACCTCCCCCGCCCCTCGCCGGCGCAGCCACACCCCCAACCCCAACAACCCCAATCCGGCTAACTACATGGTGCCCACCAGTGTGTCTGACCAGGGGGCCCACATCATCCAGAAGGAGACGGTGGGGGGGACCACCTACTTCTACACCGACAATACCCCTGCTCCCATGGCCGGGATG GTGTTTCCTACCTaccacatctacccccccactgcTCCCCACGTGGCCTACATGCAGCCCAAAGCCAACGCCCCGTCCTTCTTCATGGCTGATGAACTCCGACAG GAGCTGATAAACAGACATCTAATCACCATGGCTCAGATCGACCAATCAGAGAACACCG gtGTTCCATCTGAGGTGGACAGCTACCACAGCCTGTTTCCCCTGGAGCCTGTCCCTCCTCCCAACCGCCTGCAGAAGACCAGCAACTTCAGCTACATCACTTCCTGCTACAAGGCCGTCAACAGCAAGGACGACCTGCCTTACTGCCTGAGGAGGGTACAtg gtttcAGGCTGGTGAACACCAAGTGTATGATGCTGGTGGACATGTGGAAGAAGATCCAGCACTCCAACTCTGTTACCCTGAGGGAGGTCTTCACCACCAAGGCCTTTGGAGACCact cGTTGGTGTTTTCCTATGACTTCCATGCGGGGGCAGAGACCATGTTTAGCAGGCACTTCAACGACCCCACTGCCGACTCCTACTTCACCAAGAGGAAGTGGG GACAGCACGAGCCCCCACCACCCCGGCAGCACGCTGGTCTGCTTCCTGAGTCTCTGATCTGGGCCTACATCGTCCAGCTGAGCTCAGCTCTCAGAACCATCCACACTGCTGGCCTGGCCTGTAGGGTCATGGACCCCAGCAAGATCCTCATTACCGGCaagaccag GTTACGGGTGAACTGTGTAGGGGTGTTTGATGTCTTAACGTTTGACAACAGTCAGACCAACCATGTGACCCTCATGCCACAGTACCAG caagcGGACCTGATATCCCTGGGCAAGGTGGTGCTGGCCCTGGCCTGTAACTCTCTGGCTGGAATTCAGAGAGAGAACCTGCAGAAGGCCATGGAGCTAGTGTCAATCAACTACTCATCAGACCTCAAGAACCTCATCCT gtatCTGCTGACAGAGCAGTCAAGGCTGCGAAGCGTCAATGACATCATGCCTATGATCGGAGCTCGCTTCTACACACAGCTGGACGCATCACAGATGAGGAATGATGTCATCGAGGAGGACCTtgccaag GAGGTCCAGAATGGTCGTCTCTTCCGCCTGTTGGCCAAACTGGGCACCATCAACGAGAGGCCAGA gttTCAGAAGGACCGTACGTGGTCGGAGACGGGGGACCGGTATCTGCTGAAACTGTTCAGAGACCACCTGTTCCACCAGGTGACGGAGGCTGGGACCCCCTGGATAGACCTCAGCCACATCGTCTCCTGCCTCAACAAA CTGGACGCGGGCGTGCCTGAGAAGATAAACCTGGTGTCTCGTGATGAGAAGAGTGTTCTGGTGGTGACCTACTCGGACCTGAAGCGCTGCTTCGACAGTACCTTCCAGGAGTTGCAGCAGGCCGCTGCCACTGGCCCCCTGTAG
- the pan3 gene encoding PAN2-PAN3 deadenylation complex subunit PAN3 isoform X2: MNSGLPASAAPLGGVGIPCVKVKFCRYYAKDKTCFYGDECQFLHEEPSMASMSLHGGGSPVPLSMSGGAVTAAGYPLSAPPACPVGVPTVTKKSDSLGSAGTALDGQLLTIPGMEGGSDANLTNSYFSSSFIGVNGFGSPAESKYSMMQRMTSSSSSSSPSLLDDGAKNFSHSAHVGPGQSCGSMENSPWTTQSSFPLPLCPLPDPVSSPMSSLFSDFGALSISQRRKAPNPTANEFIPKGVPRMATMVQSSVPAFPLPLFPHPSLSSSTAAALAPGMSLSAGSSPLHSPKITPHTSPAPRRRSHTPNPNNPNPANYMVPTSVSDQGAHIIQKETVGGTTYFYTDNTPAPMAGMVFPTYHIYPPTAPHVAYMQPKANAPSFFMADELRQELINRHLITMAQIDQSENTGVPSEVDSYHSLFPLEPVPPPNRLQKTSNFSYITSCYKAVNSKDDLPYCLRRVHGFRLVNTKCMMLVDMWKKIQHSNSVTLREVFTTKAFGDHSLVFSYDFHAGAETMFSRHFNDPTADSYFTKRKWGQHEPPPPRQHAGLLPESLIWAYIVQLSSALRTIHTAGLACRVMDPSKILITGKTRLRVNCVGVFDVLTFDNSQTNHVTLMPQYQQADLISLGKVVLALACNSLAGIQRENLQKAMELVSINYSSDLKNLILYLLTEQSRLRSVNDIMPMIGARFYTQLDASQMRNDVIEEDLAKEVQNGRLFRLLAKLGTINERPEFQKDRTWSETGDRYLLKLFRDHLFHQVTEAGTPWIDLSHIVSCLNKLDAGVPEKINLVSRDEKSVLVVTYSDLKRCFDSTFQELQQAAATGPL, translated from the exons ATGAACAGTGGACTCCCAGCTTCAGCTGCTCCGCTCGGGGGTGTCGGAATACCCTGCGTCAAGGTGAAGTTCTGCCGATACTACGCAAAGGACAAGACTTGCTTTTATGGGGACGAGTGTCAGTTTTTGCACGAGGAACCGTCCATGGCAAGCATGTCTCTTCACGGTGGAGGAAGCCCTGTCCCTTTATCCATGTCAGGAGGAGCCGTGACGGCAGCGGGGTATCCGCTTAGTGCACCCCCGGCCTGCCCGGTAGGGGTGCCGACCGTCACCAAAAAGAGCGACTCTCTGGGGTCTGCAGGCACGGCTCTGGATGGACAGCTGTTAACCA TCCCTGGTATGGAGGGTGGGAGTGATGCTAATCTGACCAATTCCTACTTCAGCAGCAGCTTCATTGGGGTCAATGGCTTCGGGAGCCCCGCAGAGTCTAAATACTCAATGATGCAG agaatgaccagcagcagcagcagcagttctcCCAGTCTCCTTGATGATGGTGCAAAGAACTTTAGCCACAGCGCTCACG TTGGACCAGGTCAGAGTTGTGGGTCGATGGAAAACTCCCCTTGGACAACACAGTCTTCGTTCCCTCTTCCTCTATGTCCTCTTCCAGATCCAGTTAGTTCTCCTATGTCCTCACTCTTCAGTGACTTTGGTGCGCTGAGCATATCACAAAGGAGAAAG GCTCCCAACCCTACAGCCAATGAGTTCATCCCTAAGGGGGTTCCCCGCATGGCCACTATGGTCCAGTCCAGTGTTCCAGCCTTCCCCTTGCCCCTCTTCCCCCACCCCAGCCTCAGCAGCTCCACCGCCGCTGCCCTAGCACCCG GGATGTCTCTTTCTGCAGGGTCCTCCCCCCTCCACTCCCCCAAAATCACCCCCCACACCTCCCCCGCCCCTCGCCGGCGCAGCCACACCCCCAACCCCAACAACCCCAATCCGGCTAACTACATGGTGCCCACCAGTGTGTCTGACCAGGGGGCCCACATCATCCAGAAGGAGACGGTGGGGGGGACCACCTACTTCTACACCGACAATACCCCTGCTCCCATGGCCGGGATG GTGTTTCCTACCTaccacatctacccccccactgcTCCCCACGTGGCCTACATGCAGCCCAAAGCCAACGCCCCGTCCTTCTTCATGGCTGATGAACTCCGACAG GAGCTGATAAACAGACATCTAATCACCATGGCTCAGATCGACCAATCAGAGAACACCG gtGTTCCATCTGAGGTGGACAGCTACCACAGCCTGTTTCCCCTGGAGCCTGTCCCTCCTCCCAACCGCCTGCAGAAGACCAGCAACTTCAGCTACATCACTTCCTGCTACAAGGCCGTCAACAGCAAGGACGACCTGCCTTACTGCCTGAGGAGGGTACAtg gtttcAGGCTGGTGAACACCAAGTGTATGATGCTGGTGGACATGTGGAAGAAGATCCAGCACTCCAACTCTGTTACCCTGAGGGAGGTCTTCACCACCAAGGCCTTTGGAGACCact cGTTGGTGTTTTCCTATGACTTCCATGCGGGGGCAGAGACCATGTTTAGCAGGCACTTCAACGACCCCACTGCCGACTCCTACTTCACCAAGAGGAAGTGGG GACAGCACGAGCCCCCACCACCCCGGCAGCACGCTGGTCTGCTTCCTGAGTCTCTGATCTGGGCCTACATCGTCCAGCTGAGCTCAGCTCTCAGAACCATCCACACTGCTGGCCTGGCCTGTAGGGTCATGGACCCCAGCAAGATCCTCATTACCGGCaagaccag GTTACGGGTGAACTGTGTAGGGGTGTTTGATGTCTTAACGTTTGACAACAGTCAGACCAACCATGTGACCCTCATGCCACAGTACCAG caagcGGACCTGATATCCCTGGGCAAGGTGGTGCTGGCCCTGGCCTGTAACTCTCTGGCTGGAATTCAGAGAGAGAACCTGCAGAAGGCCATGGAGCTAGTGTCAATCAACTACTCATCAGACCTCAAGAACCTCATCCT gtatCTGCTGACAGAGCAGTCAAGGCTGCGAAGCGTCAATGACATCATGCCTATGATCGGAGCTCGCTTCTACACACAGCTGGACGCATCACAGATGAGGAATGATGTCATCGAGGAGGACCTtgccaag GAGGTCCAGAATGGTCGTCTCTTCCGCCTGTTGGCCAAACTGGGCACCATCAACGAGAGGCCAGA gttTCAGAAGGACCGTACGTGGTCGGAGACGGGGGACCGGTATCTGCTGAAACTGTTCAGAGACCACCTGTTCCACCAGGTGACGGAGGCTGGGACCCCCTGGATAGACCTCAGCCACATCGTCTCCTGCCTCAACAAA CTGGACGCGGGCGTGCCTGAGAAGATAAACCTGGTGTCTCGTGATGAGAAGAGTGTTCTGGTGGTGACCTACTCGGACCTGAAGCGCTGCTTCGACAGTACCTTCCAGGAGTTGCAGCAGGCCGCTGCCACTGGCCCCCTGTAG